A section of the Paenibacillus yonginensis genome encodes:
- a CDS encoding YfhD family protein: MNHLNKTNSTSNNNKANKSLSKQLEGHNLDVEFSEERADQEDWEALERSERADARQEKRTPKL; encoded by the coding sequence ATGAATCATTTGAATAAAACCAACAGCACATCAAACAACAACAAAGCAAACAAAAGTCTGTCCAAACAGCTTGAAGGCCACAATCTGGATGTGGAATTCTCGGAAGAACGTGCCGATCAGGAGGACTGGGAGGCACTCGAGCGAAGCGAACGGGCGGATGCCCGGCAGGAGAAGCGTACCCCTAAACTCTGA
- a CDS encoding S8 family serine peptidase, whose product MRQKWLSVLTSTILSVTLLAPGVGAAPQETEVSKLSAETIAQMKTIIEQQSFSGKPYLYEGLDQIGDTESTNVIVQLTDNPLAVLKAKNKISGRSFSASSEKSALSQIKSQQEQFEDELRDQGISSDVQSSYSKVINAVSLQVTGRDLDKLVKMDNVKAIYPDLEVKLDPEQVQNTESQAERLMNAATYLGSNQLSYKGNGINIGVIDTGIDYMHPVLEDAYAGGWDFVNNDDDPYETTYQDWVKAHNADPEKYPEINSDNETYYTEHGTHVAGIIAARDQSEFNVVGIAPQAKIHAYKVLGPYGSGQSSWVIGGIERAVEDGMDIINLSLGNSLNDSNYITSIAINNAMLDGVVSVIASGNSGPDRYTVGSPGTSTFGITVGNSTLPSPVVTAQADFIETATSVTYATYTKDLMAWNIAENPSLLDGTSIPIVYAGLGYPEDFTKIEGGVKDKAVLIQRGELTFVDKIANAKQAGAKAAIIFNNVPGDIPYLLGDDFSFIPTLSLPQEAGQQLLQQLEDGPGSLEVVWSNFVKSEQPGDDINDTSSRGPVKDNLNIKPDIVAPGTNILSSVPAYGKDEPSANYDQAYARLTGTSMATPQVAGIAALVIEAARAHYPDREFSPFDIKAVLMNTALVLDPTKYDLLDQGAGRVQPIKAVETTAIAEVIDQTAYYDLGELITKTNVTGSINFGHFESTSEGDITKTIRIENLSTESKSYTVTNVVYQTVNGISSADISIDQSEFNLSDVENLAVTLHIPKGIQSSGELQGYIVIQSTDGATRLSIPYAAYFNKLQGLQGFKYINLDEAASSKGLAHYPLTSDGELGLLTGQFESYNPLAYAYIALFDGLDTDGGFDGGGHLGLIYDPVIDDFFYENITENTPVQYTWSGEYADPYTGEVYPVKDGLYTLDIYGFKNDDGSGGSFFEDTDPFIVKTKAPELDVANKATLSSGSSYTGKVKDLNIDIAPALKEGWDQDLIVKDVLNGSYSITTKNGVTVTSGSFEIGQDGSFSIPTNGIAGGYNLNLQVVDQVGLTGSKAVDLTLTANSNIPSPPSGPSPGSTPNTTTPSTSSGTESQVTLAGGTLTETTTDGKVISSIKVSDDTVTGQAESSAKEIVVDLTAADLTKYDSNKITLSAAATKGLKNSGKSLVLQTTGFALTIPASDIDSFIADSVFSIQFATSKPNADHTFSITGGGKYTNASNEFTLLASDVEYPAPLNLTFKLDNGADLQKTGIYSLSDSGKWIYESFGKLTDEKEIMASVQKPGTFTAASYDKTFADLTAHWAKEPAQVAAAHHLFTGKGSMDTFKPNDLLTQAEFKTLFDRLLGNDSDWETRSKEIGASHVLTREEVAVILAQSLDADLPAVVGSLDFKDEASISSSSLAAIQFAKEKGYLQGTGNNTFDPKGKLTRAQAAVLIYRVLQDLQKSE is encoded by the coding sequence TTGAGACAGAAATGGTTGAGTGTACTAACAAGTACGATTCTGAGCGTAACTCTGTTAGCCCCCGGGGTAGGAGCTGCTCCTCAAGAAACAGAAGTATCCAAGCTTAGTGCGGAAACAATTGCCCAAATGAAAACTATCATTGAGCAGCAGTCTTTTTCGGGAAAACCTTATCTTTACGAGGGGTTGGATCAAATCGGGGATACTGAGAGCACAAATGTCATTGTCCAATTGACCGATAACCCCTTGGCTGTACTCAAAGCAAAAAACAAAATCAGTGGAAGGTCCTTCTCGGCCTCCTCGGAAAAAAGTGCTCTTAGTCAAATCAAATCCCAGCAGGAGCAATTTGAAGATGAACTTAGAGATCAGGGGATCTCTAGTGATGTTCAAAGCAGTTATTCAAAGGTGATAAATGCCGTTTCCCTTCAGGTAACAGGCCGTGATCTGGATAAATTGGTTAAAATGGACAACGTTAAAGCCATCTATCCGGATCTCGAGGTCAAACTCGATCCGGAACAAGTCCAGAATACCGAATCACAAGCAGAGCGGTTGATGAACGCCGCGACCTATTTAGGTTCAAACCAGCTGTCTTATAAAGGAAATGGAATTAACATTGGTGTTATTGATACTGGAATTGATTATATGCATCCTGTACTTGAAGATGCTTATGCTGGTGGCTGGGATTTTGTAAACAATGATGATGACCCTTATGAAACCACTTACCAAGACTGGGTAAAAGCCCATAATGCAGATCCCGAAAAATATCCAGAAATTAATTCCGATAACGAAACTTATTATACCGAGCATGGAACACATGTTGCAGGAATTATCGCTGCCCGAGACCAAAGTGAGTTCAATGTCGTTGGCATTGCACCTCAAGCTAAGATCCATGCTTATAAAGTTTTAGGGCCTTACGGATCCGGACAGTCCTCATGGGTTATTGGAGGAATTGAACGTGCTGTAGAAGATGGCATGGATATCATTAACTTGTCTTTAGGCAATAGCCTTAATGATTCCAACTATATAACTTCAATAGCTATCAATAACGCTATGCTGGATGGCGTAGTTTCTGTAATTGCCAGTGGAAACTCGGGGCCGGACAGATATACAGTAGGTTCTCCAGGCACTTCAACATTTGGCATCACAGTCGGCAATTCTACCTTGCCTAGTCCCGTTGTCACAGCCCAAGCAGACTTTATTGAAACTGCCACTTCCGTTACTTATGCAACTTACACAAAAGATTTAATGGCTTGGAACATTGCCGAAAATCCTTCACTTCTTGACGGAACCAGTATTCCAATCGTATATGCGGGTTTAGGATATCCAGAAGACTTTACAAAAATTGAAGGTGGCGTTAAAGACAAAGCGGTATTAATTCAAAGGGGAGAACTTACCTTTGTCGACAAAATTGCCAATGCGAAACAAGCTGGAGCTAAGGCAGCGATAATCTTTAATAACGTTCCGGGAGATATTCCTTATTTGTTAGGAGATGACTTCAGTTTTATTCCAACGCTGTCACTCCCTCAAGAAGCCGGTCAGCAGCTTCTGCAGCAGCTTGAAGATGGTCCTGGTTCTTTGGAAGTTGTTTGGTCTAATTTCGTTAAATCCGAACAACCCGGAGATGACATTAACGACACCAGCTCCAGAGGTCCAGTAAAAGATAATCTGAACATCAAACCGGATATCGTAGCGCCAGGTACAAATATTTTATCTTCTGTTCCTGCTTATGGAAAAGATGAACCTTCTGCAAACTATGACCAGGCCTATGCGCGTTTAACGGGGACAAGCATGGCCACTCCTCAAGTTGCCGGCATTGCTGCGCTCGTTATAGAAGCAGCACGAGCCCATTACCCAGATCGTGAATTTTCTCCCTTCGACATTAAAGCTGTATTAATGAATACCGCCTTGGTGTTGGACCCAACAAAATATGATTTGTTGGATCAAGGAGCAGGACGTGTTCAGCCTATAAAGGCTGTCGAAACTACTGCGATAGCAGAGGTTATTGATCAGACCGCCTACTATGATCTCGGGGAACTGATTACCAAAACAAATGTTACTGGCAGCATAAATTTTGGACATTTTGAATCCACATCCGAGGGAGATATCACTAAAACCATTCGCATTGAAAATCTTTCTACGGAATCCAAGAGCTATACGGTAACCAACGTTGTTTATCAGACGGTTAACGGGATATCTTCCGCCGATATCTCCATCGATCAATCTGAATTCAACTTATCTGATGTAGAAAACCTTGCCGTCACTCTTCATATCCCTAAAGGAATCCAGAGCTCCGGTGAACTCCAAGGTTACATTGTAATTCAAAGCACCGATGGAGCTACACGGTTGAGCATCCCTTATGCTGCATACTTCAACAAACTTCAAGGGCTACAAGGATTTAAGTATATTAATCTGGATGAAGCCGCTAGCAGCAAAGGTTTGGCTCATTATCCGTTAACCTCAGACGGTGAACTCGGCCTGCTCACCGGTCAATTCGAGTCTTATAATCCGCTTGCTTACGCTTATATCGCTTTATTCGATGGGTTGGATACGGATGGCGGATTTGATGGAGGAGGTCATCTTGGTCTTATTTACGATCCAGTGATAGACGATTTCTTCTACGAGAATATAACTGAGAATACCCCTGTCCAATATACATGGAGTGGAGAATATGCTGATCCATATACCGGGGAAGTTTATCCTGTGAAAGACGGCCTTTATACGCTGGATATCTATGGTTTTAAAAACGATGATGGCAGCGGCGGTTCATTCTTCGAGGATACCGATCCATTTATTGTGAAGACCAAAGCTCCTGAACTAGATGTCGCTAATAAAGCAACCCTTTCGTCAGGTTCCAGCTATACAGGGAAAGTCAAAGATCTGAACATTGATATTGCCCCAGCCTTAAAAGAAGGATGGGATCAGGATCTGATCGTCAAAGACGTTTTGAATGGCAGCTACAGCATTACGACCAAAAACGGAGTAACAGTTACAAGCGGAAGCTTTGAAATTGGACAGGATGGATCGTTCTCTATTCCAACAAACGGTATTGCCGGCGGCTATAACCTCAATCTGCAAGTCGTGGATCAAGTTGGTTTGACTGGCAGCAAGGCGGTTGATTTAACCCTAACGGCAAATTCGAATATTCCATCGCCGCCATCTGGACCTTCACCGGGTTCCACGCCTAATACGACAACACCATCAACAAGCAGCGGGACCGAGAGTCAAGTAACTCTCGCCGGTGGTACCCTAACCGAAACAACCACAGATGGAAAAGTAATCTCTTCTATTAAGGTATCGGATGATACGGTGACAGGACAAGCAGAGAGCAGTGCTAAAGAAATTGTTGTAGATCTTACTGCCGCCGATCTTACAAAATACGATTCAAATAAGATCACATTATCTGCTGCGGCTACAAAAGGGTTGAAAAACTCCGGCAAATCACTTGTTCTTCAAACTACTGGATTTGCTTTAACGATTCCTGCAAGCGATATTGATTCCTTTATCGCTGATAGTGTATTCTCGATCCAGTTTGCTACTAGTAAACCAAATGCGGATCATACCTTCTCAATCACCGGCGGCGGGAAATACACAAACGCCTCTAATGAATTCACTTTATTGGCAAGTGATGTCGAATATCCTGCTCCGTTAAATTTGACATTTAAACTGGATAACGGGGCAGACCTGCAAAAAACAGGAATTTATTCTTTATCAGATTCCGGGAAGTGGATTTATGAATCTTTCGGTAAATTGACTGATGAGAAGGAAATTATGGCTTCTGTCCAGAAGCCAGGAACCTTCACAGCAGCCAGCTATGATAAGACTTTTGCTGATTTAACAGCTCATTGGGCAAAGGAACCAGCTCAAGTAGCAGCCGCTCATCATTTATTTACCGGAAAAGGATCGATGGATACCTTTAAACCAAATGATCTTTTAACCCAAGCCGAATTTAAAACCTTATTTGACCGTCTGCTTGGAAATGACAGCGATTGGGAAACTCGTTCCAAAGAAATCGGCGCTTCACATGTACTCACAAGGGAAGAAGTTGCCGTGATTCTTGCCCAGTCCTTGGACGCTGATCTTCCGGCAGTAGTCGGAAGTCTTGACTTTAAAGACGAAGCATCCATCTCTTCTTCCTCTCTCGCAGCTATTCAATTTGCCAAAGAGAAAGGTTATCTTCAAGGTACGGGCAATAACACCTTTGATCCAAAAGGAAAATTGACCCGAGCTCAGGCAGCTGTGCTTATTTACCGCGTTTTGCAGGACTTGCAAAAGTCTGAGTAA
- a CDS encoding YxcD family protein: MILTEDEIVNAVCIHTASRKQIRPSDVQVELAWDEDTGFTAEVWAAGRSQYIVEANLIEAILLYMHEEYGRRVFKDEVRLDLEDEIIAVVND; encoded by the coding sequence ATGATTCTGACGGAAGACGAAATTGTCAACGCGGTTTGTATCCATACAGCCAGCCGAAAGCAAATCCGTCCTTCGGATGTACAAGTCGAGCTAGCCTGGGATGAGGACACAGGATTTACAGCGGAGGTTTGGGCGGCCGGACGAAGCCAATATATCGTTGAGGCCAACCTGATCGAAGCTATATTGCTCTACATGCATGAGGAGTACGGCAGAAGGGTGTTTAAGGACGAGGTAAGACTGGACCTTGAAGACGAAATCATTGCGGTAGTTAACGATTAA
- the ltrA gene encoding group II intron reverse transcriptase/maturase, with protein sequence MKVTETGAKGSQLLTEDSLQKNSAEHEGYAGVHSPARITETDDTNATESKDRLLEKIVSRDNLNEAFKRVKANKGSHGIDGMGVDELLQYLRDNGETIKQLILGGKYRPNPVRRVEIPKENGKKRNLGIPTVVDRVIQQAIAQVLTPIYERQFSDNSYGFRPKRSAHHAMKRSQQYVQEGYRYVVDMDLEKYFDTVNQSKLIEVLSRTIKDGRVISLIHKYLRAGVVVKHKFEDTEIGVPQGGNLSPILSNIMLNELDKELEARGHRFVRYADDMLIFCRSRRSAERTLTKILPYIEKKLFLKVNREKTIVDDATKVKFLGFSFYQSKGETRVRIHPKSVSKMKAKVKELTSRSNGMGNTDRALKLRRYIMGWVNYFKLADMKQLLQTTDKWMRRRIRMVFWKQWKRVRTKLERLISLGIHEQKAWEYANTRKGYWRISNSPILSKSLGNNRLKNLGFLFFSDYYRQVTAHS encoded by the coding sequence ATGAAAGTTACCGAAACAGGAGCCAAGGGCAGCCAACTTCTAACGGAAGACTCTTTGCAAAAGAATAGTGCGGAACACGAAGGATATGCGGGAGTGCACAGTCCTGCGAGGATAACCGAAACCGACGACACCAACGCAACCGAGTCGAAGGACCGGTTGCTTGAGAAAATCGTTAGCAGGGACAACTTGAACGAAGCATTCAAGAGAGTCAAAGCGAACAAGGGATCGCACGGAATCGACGGGATGGGAGTAGATGAACTTCTACAATATCTCAGAGACAACGGCGAGACCATCAAGCAACTGATCTTGGGCGGCAAGTACCGCCCGAATCCCGTTCGAAGGGTAGAGATTCCCAAAGAGAACGGAAAGAAGAGAAACCTTGGCATCCCAACAGTGGTTGACCGAGTCATCCAGCAGGCAATCGCCCAAGTGCTTACGCCAATTTATGAGAGGCAGTTTTCAGACAACAGCTACGGATTCCGACCCAAACGGAGCGCACACCACGCGATGAAACGAAGCCAACAATACGTGCAAGAGGGATATCGTTACGTGGTGGATATGGACTTGGAGAAATACTTTGACACCGTCAACCAAAGCAAGCTTATCGAGGTGCTTTCAAGAACGATCAAAGACGGACGAGTGATCTCGCTCATCCATAAGTATCTCCGGGCGGGAGTCGTCGTGAAGCATAAGTTTGAGGACACGGAAATCGGCGTACCGCAGGGAGGGAACCTAAGTCCGATTCTCAGCAATATCATGCTGAATGAATTGGACAAGGAACTGGAAGCAAGAGGACATCGATTCGTGCGATACGCAGACGATATGCTCATATTCTGCCGGAGCAGGAGGAGTGCGGAGCGTACCCTGACGAAAATTCTCCCTTACATCGAGAAGAAGTTGTTTCTCAAGGTAAACCGGGAGAAAACGATTGTGGACGATGCGACAAAAGTTAAATTTCTTGGCTTCTCATTCTACCAGAGCAAAGGGGAAACGCGGGTCAGAATCCATCCCAAATCCGTATCCAAGATGAAAGCTAAAGTGAAAGAGCTAACGTCGAGAAGCAACGGAATGGGCAACACCGACCGGGCGCTGAAGCTTAGGCGTTACATCATGGGATGGGTAAATTATTTCAAGCTTGCTGACATGAAACAACTACTCCAAACCACTGATAAATGGATGAGAAGGCGTATCCGAATGGTCTTCTGGAAGCAATGGAAACGAGTGAGGACGAAACTCGAAAGGCTTATATCGCTCGGAATTCATGAACAGAAGGCGTGGGAATACGCAAACACAAGAAAGGGCTATTGGAGAATCTCCAATAGCCCAATCCTCTCGAAGTCCCTCGGTAACAATAGGCTGAAGAACCTCGGATTCCTTTTCTTTTCTGATTATTATCGACAAGTTACTGCGCATTCCTAA
- the dnaJ gene encoding molecular chaperone DnaJ, protein MADKRDYYEVLGVGKNASDDEIKKAYRKLARQYHPDVNKAADAEAKFKEVKEAYDVLSDGQKRARYDQFGHVDPNQGMGSGGFSGGDFGGFGDIFDMFFGGGGGGRRDPNAPQRGNDLQYTMTIEFKEAVFGVERDITIPRTESCDTCHGSGAKPGTHPETCSVCHGTGQQEVVQNTPFGRMVNRRACSNCGGRGKIIKEKCPTCSGSGQVKKQRKIHVRIPAGVDDGAQLRMSGEGEGGLRGGPAGDLYIVIRVKSHDFFEREGDDIYCEVPLTFAQAALGDEIEIPTLTEKVKLKIPAGTQTGTYFRLKGKGVPKLRGVGQGDQHVKVVVVTPSRLSDEQKELLRQFAAHDGEHTHEHEQSFFDRMKRAFRGD, encoded by the coding sequence GTGGCAGATAAGCGAGATTATTATGAGGTGCTGGGCGTCGGCAAGAACGCATCGGATGATGAAATTAAGAAAGCTTACCGAAAGCTGGCGCGCCAGTATCATCCGGACGTCAATAAAGCGGCCGATGCTGAAGCGAAGTTCAAGGAAGTAAAGGAAGCCTATGACGTACTGAGCGACGGACAGAAACGGGCGAGATACGACCAGTTTGGCCATGTTGATCCTAACCAGGGCATGGGCAGCGGCGGATTCTCCGGAGGGGACTTCGGCGGCTTTGGCGATATCTTTGATATGTTTTTTGGCGGCGGCGGAGGCGGCAGACGTGATCCAAACGCCCCGCAGCGCGGGAACGATTTGCAGTATACGATGACGATTGAATTCAAGGAAGCGGTTTTTGGCGTAGAGAGGGATATTACGATCCCCCGTACGGAAAGCTGTGACACCTGTCACGGCTCGGGGGCTAAGCCGGGTACCCATCCGGAAACCTGTTCCGTATGTCATGGCACAGGCCAGCAGGAAGTTGTTCAGAATACGCCGTTTGGCCGTATGGTGAACCGCCGTGCTTGCTCCAATTGCGGAGGACGCGGGAAAATCATCAAAGAAAAATGCCCAACCTGCTCAGGCAGCGGCCAAGTCAAGAAACAGCGTAAAATCCATGTTCGCATTCCAGCTGGCGTGGACGACGGCGCTCAACTGCGGATGTCCGGCGAAGGCGAAGGCGGTCTTCGCGGTGGCCCCGCAGGCGATCTATACATCGTCATTCGCGTGAAATCCCATGATTTCTTTGAACGCGAAGGCGACGACATCTACTGTGAAGTTCCGCTTACCTTTGCACAGGCGGCGCTAGGGGATGAGATCGAAATTCCTACTTTGACCGAGAAGGTGAAGCTGAAGATTCCGGCCGGAACACAGACGGGAACTTATTTCCGCCTTAAAGGCAAAGGGGTTCCAAAGCTTCGCGGCGTCGGTCAAGGCGACCAGCATGTGAAGGTTGTTGTCGTTACGCCGAGCAGACTCAGCGATGAGCAGAAAGAGCTGCTCCGCCAGTTTGCGGCCCACGACGGGGAACATACCCATGAACACGAGCAGTCCTTCTTTGATCGGATGAAGAGAGCGTTCAGAGGCGACTAA
- the dnaK gene encoding molecular chaperone DnaK has product MSKVIGIDLGTTNSCVAVMEGGEAVVIPNPEGARTTPSVVGFKKDGERIVGETAKRQAITNPDRTIISIKRHMGTNHKETIDGKDFTPQEISAIILQKLKADAEAYLGQPVTQAVITVPAYFNDSQRQATKDAGKIAGLEVLRIVNEPTAAALAYGLEKSEDQTILVFDLGGGTFDVSILELGDGFFEVKATSGDNHLGGDDFDQVIIDHLVNEFKKEQGIDLSKDKAAVQRLKDAAEKAKKELSGVLTTTISLPFITVVDGVPQHLEVNLTRAKFEELSAGLVERTLGPTRQAMSDAGLSASDIDKVVLVGGSTRIPAVQEAIKKLTGKEPHKGVNPDEVVALGAAVQAGVLTGDVKDVVLLDVTPLSLGIETAGGVFTKMIDRNTTIPTSKSQIFSTYADNQPSVEIHVLQGEREMAAGNKTLGRFTLNDIPLAPRGVPQIEVTFDIDANGIVNVSATDKGTGKSQKITITSSSGLSDEEVERMMKDAELHADEDKKRKELVEAKNNADQLIYSVDKTIKDLGDKVDASEIEKANAAKEELSKAVGTDNLDEIKAATEKLTEIVQQLSVKLYEQAQAAQGSTEGADASQGGAGKDNVVDADYEVVDEDKK; this is encoded by the coding sequence ATGAGTAAAGTAATCGGTATTGACTTGGGTACAACCAACTCTTGCGTAGCGGTAATGGAAGGCGGCGAAGCCGTTGTTATCCCGAACCCTGAAGGCGCGCGTACGACTCCGTCCGTAGTAGGCTTCAAGAAAGACGGCGAGCGTATCGTAGGCGAAACGGCTAAACGTCAAGCGATCACTAACCCTGACCGTACTATCATCTCCATCAAGAGACATATGGGTACGAACCATAAAGAAACAATCGACGGCAAAGACTTTACGCCGCAAGAAATCTCCGCCATCATCCTGCAGAAGCTGAAAGCTGACGCGGAAGCTTACCTCGGCCAACCGGTAACGCAAGCGGTTATTACGGTTCCGGCATACTTCAACGACAGTCAGCGCCAAGCAACTAAAGACGCCGGTAAAATCGCTGGTCTCGAAGTGCTGCGTATCGTCAACGAACCAACAGCTGCAGCTTTGGCATACGGTTTGGAGAAATCGGAAGATCAAACAATCCTTGTATTTGACCTTGGCGGCGGTACATTTGACGTTTCCATCCTTGAACTCGGCGACGGCTTCTTCGAAGTTAAAGCCACGAGCGGTGACAACCACCTCGGCGGCGACGACTTTGACCAAGTGATCATCGATCATCTCGTGAACGAATTCAAGAAAGAGCAAGGCATTGATCTGAGCAAAGACAAAGCGGCTGTCCAACGTTTGAAAGATGCTGCCGAGAAAGCGAAAAAAGAACTTTCCGGTGTACTTACGACAACGATCTCTCTGCCGTTTATCACCGTAGTTGACGGAGTGCCTCAGCACTTGGAAGTGAACCTGACTCGCGCTAAATTCGAAGAATTGTCCGCTGGTCTGGTTGAACGCACTTTGGGTCCTACTCGCCAAGCGATGAGCGATGCAGGCTTGTCCGCTTCCGATATCGATAAAGTGGTTCTTGTCGGTGGTTCGACCCGTATTCCAGCCGTTCAGGAAGCCATCAAGAAATTGACTGGCAAAGAACCTCATAAAGGCGTTAACCCGGACGAAGTGGTGGCTCTCGGTGCTGCTGTTCAAGCGGGAGTATTGACTGGCGATGTTAAAGACGTGGTATTGCTCGACGTAACTCCATTGTCTTTGGGTATCGAAACTGCAGGCGGCGTGTTCACCAAAATGATTGACCGCAACACTACGATCCCTACAAGCAAATCGCAAATCTTCTCCACTTACGCGGATAACCAGCCAAGCGTTGAAATCCACGTATTGCAAGGGGAACGCGAAATGGCAGCAGGCAACAAAACGCTGGGACGTTTCACTTTGAACGATATTCCTTTGGCTCCGCGCGGCGTACCTCAAATCGAAGTTACGTTTGATATCGACGCGAATGGTATCGTTAACGTATCCGCAACGGACAAAGGCACAGGAAAAAGCCAAAAAATTACGATCACTTCCTCCAGCGGCTTGAGCGACGAAGAAGTGGAACGTATGATGAAGGATGCCGAGCTTCATGCAGATGAGGACAAGAAACGCAAAGAGCTTGTTGAAGCGAAAAACAATGCCGACCAGCTGATCTACAGCGTTGATAAAACGATCAAAGATCTGGGCGACAAAGTGGACGCTTCTGAAATCGAAAAAGCAAACGCGGCCAAAGAAGAGTTGTCCAAAGCCGTTGGCACAGACAATCTGGACGAAATCAAGGCCGCTACCGAGAAGCTGACCGAAATCGTTCAGCAGCTGTCCGTGAAGCTGTATGAGCAAGCTCAGGCTGCTCAAGGCAGCACTGAAGGCGCAGATGCTTCCCAAGGCGGAGCCGGCAAAGACAACGTCGTAGATGCTGATTACGAAGTTGTTGACGAAGACAAGAAATAA
- the grpE gene encoding nucleotide exchange factor GrpE, which yields MNNEANVNEQEQATVENEQDLQQENAAPEAGANASDDHVEGAAEAEAAGNPELESLRAEAAEHQQRLLRVQADYDNFRRRTQKEKEELAKYASSKLISELLPVFDNFERALAAGVSEQNDPSSFVKGVEMIFRQFEGVLKAEGLTIMETVGQPFNPEYHQAIMTVEVDEYEEGIVVEELQKGYMLKDKVLRPAMVKVSG from the coding sequence ATGAACAACGAAGCAAACGTAAATGAGCAAGAACAAGCGACAGTGGAAAATGAACAGGATCTTCAGCAGGAAAATGCAGCTCCTGAAGCAGGTGCGAATGCCTCTGACGATCATGTAGAAGGAGCGGCGGAGGCGGAAGCAGCTGGCAATCCGGAGCTTGAAAGCCTGAGAGCCGAAGCTGCCGAGCATCAGCAGCGTCTGCTTCGCGTTCAGGCCGATTATGACAACTTCCGCAGACGTACGCAGAAGGAGAAAGAAGAACTTGCCAAATATGCTTCGTCCAAGCTGATCAGCGAGCTGCTGCCGGTGTTTGATAATTTTGAACGCGCATTGGCGGCGGGTGTGTCTGAGCAAAATGACCCGTCTTCTTTTGTCAAAGGGGTGGAGATGATTTTCCGCCAGTTTGAAGGCGTACTGAAGGCCGAAGGTTTAACGATTATGGAGACGGTTGGACAACCGTTTAATCCGGAATACCATCAGGCGATCATGACAGTGGAAGTTGATGAGTACGAAGAAGGCATTGTGGTCGAAGAGCTGCAAAAAGGCTACATGCTGAAAGACAAGGTGCTTCGTCCGGCGATGGTGAAGGTAAGCGGCTGA
- the hrcA gene encoding heat-inducible transcriptional repressor HrcA, translating into MLTERQRLILTTIVDDYIRSAEPVGSRSISKRGDVGYSPATIRNEMSDLEELGFLEQPHTSAGRIPSHKGYRYYVDHLVPLASLDASELKVLKAFFAEKLNAVEQVVQHAGTILSHLTNYTSILLGPEVFHTTLRHFGLLPLNDNKAVAIVVTNTGQVENKTVAIPPGVSVSEIERMVNLLNHRLSGMPIYKLKAQIFQEIGREMERHVSHYQELMSVLDETFGSNLENQRIFLSGTTNMLTQPEFKDIEKVKNILDLLEETPTLTKMISSVASGSGIQVRIGSENTHEAIANCSLITATYSVEGEALGSIAILGPTRMDYARVIGILNILSNNLSAALSKS; encoded by the coding sequence ATGTTGACGGAGCGACAGAGACTTATTTTAACAACGATTGTGGATGATTACATCCGTTCTGCAGAACCGGTAGGGTCCCGCAGCATCTCGAAACGCGGCGATGTCGGGTACAGTCCGGCCACGATCCGCAACGAGATGTCCGATTTGGAGGAGCTTGGATTCCTGGAGCAGCCGCATACGTCGGCAGGGAGGATTCCATCCCACAAAGGTTATCGGTATTACGTGGATCATCTGGTGCCGTTGGCTTCGCTGGACGCTTCGGAATTAAAGGTGCTTAAGGCCTTTTTTGCTGAAAAGCTGAATGCGGTCGAGCAGGTCGTGCAGCATGCAGGTACGATTTTGTCCCATTTGACGAATTATACTTCGATCCTTCTCGGACCGGAGGTTTTCCATACAACGCTTCGTCATTTTGGACTGCTTCCTTTAAATGATAATAAGGCAGTAGCGATTGTAGTAACAAATACCGGACAGGTAGAGAATAAGACGGTAGCGATTCCGCCCGGTGTTTCGGTTTCGGAAATCGAGCGGATGGTTAATCTGCTGAATCACCGTTTATCCGGTATGCCGATTTATAAGCTGAAAGCGCAGATTTTTCAGGAGATCGGCCGGGAAATGGAGCGTCATGTCTCGCATTATCAGGAACTGATGAGTGTGCTTGATGAAACATTCGGCTCCAATCTGGAGAATCAGCGGATTTTCCTGAGCGGCACGACGAATATGCTGACCCAGCCTGAGTTCAAGGATATAGAGAAGGTTAAGAACATTCTTGATTTGCTTGAGGAGACGCCAACCCTGACGAAGATGATTTCTTCGGTGGCCAGCGGCTCTGGCATCCAGGTTCGCATCGGCAGCGAAAATACCCATGAGGCTATCGCGAACTGCAGCCTGATTACAGCTACGTATTCGGTAGAAGGCGAAGCGCTCGGCTCCATAGCCATTCTTGGACCAACCCGGATGGACTATGCGCGGGTCATCGGGATCTTGAATATTTTGTCCAACAACCTTTCGGCGGCTTTGTCGAAATCATAA